A stretch of the Nothobranchius furzeri strain GRZ-AD chromosome 5, NfurGRZ-RIMD1, whole genome shotgun sequence genome encodes the following:
- the LOC107378930 gene encoding DEP domain-containing protein 1B, whose protein sequence is MEGKVIGPGPYRATKLWNETIKLFRGGMPLRRHWAHFRCYDGSFTGSEAVDYLHELLRRNYNFGPEVTRYQTLQLLRKFLKVHVVEDVKGRHGTEDFEDNGHLYRFPTLSPLKSVPTRHLLRDSSDLPRLIRWDDYEELPLQENVAHPKSSIMTSDLWNKRHSVAIGDVHECKLIRRKEVTSKQVDHIWKSMTIAHLQRALGLETLDGVLNPAHVNGKHIVHNVFNVNKAGIVVLENKAEDMPYWVISAMKCLSNWPHGSDTKQPVYPGFERDVLRTVADYYQRLKEPLLTFHLYEVFVNILSLLHDPSAATEALQVSCLLLPPPNRRQLQLLLRLMARVCQNAQLPQLNEAIATRTLMVQMFSPSVLGSADDMDLDELLATKLVTFMMEHHNTIFQVNVKLRRQVEEHLSHLKRAQIKYAGSDTDFTASPAFCKHIRRVECEEQKVIGTQTPLQELLEGLIADKELPVKDKKKRLKQFQRSYPKVYHERFPTEESKAAVIPEKTPRLKPHLMLFNLKKPLQPFQRSWSFRA, encoded by the exons TGGAATGAAACCATTAAACTGTTTCGTGGAGGAATGCCACTGAGACGACACTGGGCGCACTTCCGTTGCTATGACGGCAGCTTCACCGGGTCAGAGGCTGTGGATTATCTGCATGAGCTGCTCAGACGTAACTACAACTTTGGGCCCGAGGTGACCCGCTACCAGACGCTGCAGCTGCTCAGGAAGTTTTTGAAGGTCCATGTGGTTGAAGATGTCAAAGGACGGCATGGGACAGAGGACTTTGAAGACAACGGCCATCTGTACAG GTTTCCCACACTTTCTCCTCTCAAGTCTGTTCCAACAAGGCATTTGTTGAGAGACAGCAGTGACCTGCCCAGACTCATCCGCTGGGATGACTATGAGGAACTGCCCCTGCAGGAAAATGTGGCACATCCGAAATCTTCAATAATG ACTTCCGATCTCTGGAATAAAAGACACAGCGTTGCTATCGGAGATGTGCACGAATGCAAGCTCATCCGCAGGAAGGAAGTCACTTCCAAGCAAGTGGACCACATCTGGAAATCAATGACCATTGCTCA CTTACAGAGAGCTTTGGGTCTGGAGACGTTGGATGGAGTTTTGAATCCAGCGCATGTGAATGGCAAACACATTGTCCACAATGTTTTCAATGTTAATAAAGCAGGCATAGTTGTACTGGAGAACAAAGCTG AGGACATGCCTTATTGGGTGATATCGGCAATGAAATGCCTTTCAAACT GGCCTCATGGCAGTGACACCAAACAACCCGTGTACCCGGGTTTTGAGAGAGACGTTCTGAGAACAGTAGCAGATTATTACCAGAGACTCAAAGAGCCCCTGCTGACCTTCCATCTTTATGAGGTCTTTGTCAACATTCTCA GCTTGCTTCATGATCCCAGTGCAGCTACTGAGGCTCTTCAAGTCAGCTGCCTCCTGCTGCCACCACCCAACCGAAGACAGCTCCAGCTTTTACTGCGTCTTATGGCCCGGGTCTGCCAGAACGCCCAGCTGCCTCAGCTTAATGAGGCTATTGCCACCCGCACTTTG ATGGTGCAGATGTTCTCTCCTTCTGTTCTGGGATCAGCTGATGACATGGACTTGGACGAGTTACTTGCTACCAAACTAGTGACGTTCATGATGGAGCACCACAACACCATCTTCCAAGTGAATGTCAAATTGCGCCGCCAGGTGGAGGAGCACCTGTCTCACCTCAAAAGAGCTCAG ATCAAATATGCAGGGTCGGATACAGACTTCACCGCATCTCCGgctttttgtaaacacatcagacgGGTTGAGTGTGAGGAGCAGAAGGTCATCGGTACGCAGACGCCCCTACAGGAGCTGCTGGAAGGCCTGATTGCAGACAAAGAACTTCCTGTTAAAGACAAGAAGAAAAGACTTAAACAG TTCCAGAGGTCTTACCCAAAGGTCTACCATGAAAGATTTCCCACTGAGGAAAGCAAAGCTGCTGTCATTCCAGAGAAAACCCCACGACTCAAACCTCATCTCATGCTCTTCAACCTCAAGAAACCCCTCCAACCTTTTCAGAGGAGCTGGAGTTTTAGGGCATAA